The Parvibaculum sp. DNA segment CCACCACTTCGTCGGCCGGAAATTCGCGCTCGGCGAGAATGTTGAGCATTTCGCGGCCGACATTGCCCGTGGCGCCGAGAACGGCAATCTTGTAGCCCATGATCGTTTTCCTTGTCTGGGGACCGCCTCGCCCGGAGCGGTCCTCCAACGGGTCAAGCGGCCGGCAATTTTATCCGTTCAGTTTGGCGAGCGCCGCGAGGATCGCGTCGCCCATTTCCCTGGTGCCGACTTTTTTCATGCCGGGCTGCATGATGTCGCCGGTGCGAAGCCCGTCGGCGAGCACGGTGTCGACCGCTTTTTCGAGGAGGTCGGCATCGGGCCCGAGTTCGAACGTGTAGCGCAGCGCCATCGCGAAAGAGAGGATCGACGCAATCGGGTTAGCCGCGCCCGTGCCGGCAATGTCGGGCGCGGAGCCGTGCACCGGCTCGTACATCGCGCAGGCCTTGCCGGACGCATCCTTTGCGCCGAGCGACGCCGAGGGCAGCATGCCGAGCGAGCCCGTCAGCATCGAGGCGATGTCGGAAAGCACGTCGCCAAAAAGATTGTCGGTGACGATCACGTCGAACTGCTTCGGGTTGCGCACCAGCTGCATCGCGCAATTGTCGGCCAGCATATGCTCGAGCTTGACGTCGGCGAACTTCTCCTTGTGAAGCTTCGAGACTTCCTCGTACCAGAGCACGCCCGACTTCATCACATTGCGCTTCTCGACCGACATGACGCGGTTGCCGCGCTTGCGCGCGAGATCGAAGGCGACTTCGGCGATGCGCCGAATTTCGTTCGTCGTATAGACCTGCGTGTCGACGCCGCGGCGCTCGCCGTTTCCGAGATCGGTGATTTCCTTCGGCTCGCCGAAATAGACGCCGCCGGTGAGTTCGCGCACGATCATGATGTCGAGGCCTTCGACGATCTCGCGCTTCAGCGACGACGCATCCGCCAGCGCCGCGAAGCAGAGCGCGGGGCGCAGGTTTGCGAAGAGTTCGAGATCCTTGCGCAACCGCAGCAGGCCCGCTTCCGGGCGGCCTTCATACGGCACATTATCCCATTTCGGCCCGCCGACCGCGCCGAGCATGACGGCGTCGGCGCGCTTCGCCTTTTCGACCGTTTCGTCGGTGACAGCGACGCCATGCGCGTCATAGCAGCAGCCGCCGACAAGCTCGTTTTCGATCTTCGCGTCGAACTTGCGGTTGTCGTTGAACCACTGGATCACGCGCTCGACTTCGCCCATGACTTCCGGGCCGATGCCGTCGCCGGCGACGATGAGAATATTCTTTGTCATTTATTTTTCTTCGTTTCGGGTGTCAGAGCCAGGGCTGCTCGGCTTCGAGTTTCTTTTCGAAACCGGCGATCGTCTCGACTTTTTGCAGCGTCAGGCCGACGCCGTCGAGACCGTTC contains these protein-coding regions:
- the leuB gene encoding 3-isopropylmalate dehydrogenase, whose protein sequence is MTKNILIVAGDGIGPEVMGEVERVIQWFNDNRKFDAKIENELVGGCCYDAHGVAVTDETVEKAKRADAVMLGAVGGPKWDNVPYEGRPEAGLLRLRKDLELFANLRPALCFAALADASSLKREIVEGLDIMIVRELTGGVYFGEPKEITDLGNGERRGVDTQVYTTNEIRRIAEVAFDLARKRGNRVMSVEKRNVMKSGVLWYEEVSKLHKEKFADVKLEHMLADNCAMQLVRNPKQFDVIVTDNLFGDVLSDIASMLTGSLGMLPSASLGAKDASGKACAMYEPVHGSAPDIAGTGAANPIASILSFAMALRYTFELGPDADLLEKAVDTVLADGLRTGDIMQPGMKKVGTREMGDAILAALAKLNG